From the genome of Phycodurus eques isolate BA_2022a chromosome 22, UOR_Pequ_1.1, whole genome shotgun sequence, one region includes:
- the LOC133397325 gene encoding zinc finger protein OZF-like isoform X2, with protein MCARTAAYKKDLCAPKDENEPRQLLDAAFNLQHRTVRRPDISEDLRPEKQEPEPTRMKEEVEDKEVPHIKEEEELEPISIKKEEEEERPHIKQEKEEEDITKLPLTSVPLKSEDEGQSEESRGAEPPNSSSSQHMTTEGDGDHCGGSQADGLLAPLSDSDDKMSHSPHIDDDDNVDKHSEGDKTCPTENKRWKCSQCGKTFAYKGKLKQHMRTHTGEKPFSCSVCSKRFTQKGNLKIHSRTHTGEKPFSCSVCSKRFSHKGYLNQHIRTHPGEKPFSCSVCAQRFSDARTLKMHTRTHTRDKSFSCSVCSKRFTQKGNLKKHTRTHTGEKPFSCSVCSKIFTHKGNFKKHTRTHTGEKPFSCSVCSKRFTQNGQLKIHTGTHTGETPFSCSVCAQRFSHVRALKSHTRTHTAEKPFSCSVCSKGFTRNDALKIHTRTHAVAKPFSCSDCGQSFSQKGDLKIHTRMHTGKKPYSCSDWDEIF; from the coding sequence ACATCAGTGAGGATCTTCGTCCTGAAAAGCAGGAGCCAGAGCCCACTCGCatgaaagaggaagtggaggacaaAGAGGTCccccacatcaaagaggaagaggaattgGAGCccatttccattaaaaaagaggaggaagaagagcgcCCTcacataaaacaggaaaaggaggaggaggatatcaCCAAGTTACCATTGACtagtgtccctttgaagagtgaagatgaaggtcaaagtgaggagagcagaggggcggagcctccaaacagcagctcaagtcaacacatgacaacagaaggtgatggagaccactgtggaggatcacaagcagatggCCTCTTAGCTCCATTATCAGATAGTGATGACAAAATGTCACACTCTCCTcacattgatgatgatgataatgttgATAAACATTCTGAAGGTGATAAGACATGTCCTActgaaaacaaacgatggaaatgttctcagtgtgggaaaaccttTGCTTATAAGGGCAAATTGAAacaacacatgagaacacacactggcgagaaacctttttcctgctcagtttgcagtaaaagatTCACGCAGAagggaaatttaaaaatacactcaagaacccacactggtgagaaacctttttcctgctcagtttgcagtaaaagatTCAGTCATAAGGGATACTTGAATCAACACATAAGAACGCAtcctggtgagaaacctttttcctgctcagtttgtgcgCAAAGATTTTCAGATGCAAGAAccttaaaaatgcacacaagaacccacactcgTGATAaatctttttcctgctcagtttgcagtaaaagattcactcaaaagggaaatttaaaaaaacacacaagaacccacacaggtgagaaacctttttcctgctcagtttgcagtAAAATATTCACTCACAagggaaattttaaaaaacacacaagaacccacactggtgagaaacctttttcctgctcagtttgcagtaaaagattcactcagaatggacaattaaaaatacacacaggaaCCCATACTGGTGAGACacccttttcctgctcagtttgtgctCAAAGATTTTCTCACGTGAGAGCTTTAAAAAgccacacaagaacgcacactgctgagaaacctttttcctgctcagtttgcagtAAAGGATTCACTCGGAATGACgcattaaaaatacacacaagaacgcacgcTGTAGCAAAACCGTTTTCATGCTCAGATTGTGGCCAAAGTTTCTCTCAGAAGGgagacttaaaaatacacacaagaatgcACACTGGAAAGAAACCTTATTCCTGCTCAGACTGGGATGAAATATTCTAA
- the LOC133397325 gene encoding zinc finger protein OZF-like isoform X3: MTSRLSATLGIFYCVKEAFMMCSVCCALSLTDISEDLRPEKQEPEPTRMKEEVEDKEVPHIKEEEELEPISIKKEEEEERPHIKQEKEEEDITKLPLTSVPLKSEDEGQSEESRGAEPPNSSSSQHMTTEGDGDHCGGSQADGLLAPLSDSDDKMSHSPHIDDDDNVDKHSEGDKTCPTENKRWKCSQCGKTFAYKGKLKQHMRTHTGEKPFSCSVCSKRFTQKGNLKIHSRTHTGEKPFSCSVCSKRFSHKGYLNQHIRTHPGEKPFSCSVCAQRFSDARTLKMHTRTHTRDKSFSCSVCSKRFTQKGNLKKHTRTHTGEKPFSCSVCSKIFTHKGNFKKHTRTHTGEKPFSCSVCSKRFTQNGQLKIHTGTHTGETPFSCSVCAQRFSHVRALKSHTRTHTAEKPFSCSVCSKGFTRNDALKIHTRTHAVAKPFSCSDCGQSFSQKGDLKIHTRMHTGKKPYSCSDWDEIF; the protein is encoded by the coding sequence ACATCAGTGAGGATCTTCGTCCTGAAAAGCAGGAGCCAGAGCCCACTCGCatgaaagaggaagtggaggacaaAGAGGTCccccacatcaaagaggaagaggaattgGAGCccatttccattaaaaaagaggaggaagaagagcgcCCTcacataaaacaggaaaaggaggaggaggatatcaCCAAGTTACCATTGACtagtgtccctttgaagagtgaagatgaaggtcaaagtgaggagagcagaggggcggagcctccaaacagcagctcaagtcaacacatgacaacagaaggtgatggagaccactgtggaggatcacaagcagatggCCTCTTAGCTCCATTATCAGATAGTGATGACAAAATGTCACACTCTCCTcacattgatgatgatgataatgttgATAAACATTCTGAAGGTGATAAGACATGTCCTActgaaaacaaacgatggaaatgttctcagtgtgggaaaaccttTGCTTATAAGGGCAAATTGAAacaacacatgagaacacacactggcgagaaacctttttcctgctcagtttgcagtaaaagatTCACGCAGAagggaaatttaaaaatacactcaagaacccacactggtgagaaacctttttcctgctcagtttgcagtaaaagatTCAGTCATAAGGGATACTTGAATCAACACATAAGAACGCAtcctggtgagaaacctttttcctgctcagtttgtgcgCAAAGATTTTCAGATGCAAGAAccttaaaaatgcacacaagaacccacactcgTGATAaatctttttcctgctcagtttgcagtaaaagattcactcaaaagggaaatttaaaaaaacacacaagaacccacacaggtgagaaacctttttcctgctcagtttgcagtAAAATATTCACTCACAagggaaattttaaaaaacacacaagaacccacactggtgagaaacctttttcctgctcagtttgcagtaaaagattcactcagaatggacaattaaaaatacacacaggaaCCCATACTGGTGAGACacccttttcctgctcagtttgtgctCAAAGATTTTCTCACGTGAGAGCTTTAAAAAgccacacaagaacgcacactgctgagaaacctttttcctgctcagtttgcagtAAAGGATTCACTCGGAATGACgcattaaaaatacacacaagaacgcacgcTGTAGCAAAACCGTTTTCATGCTCAGATTGTGGCCAAAGTTTCTCTCAGAAGGgagacttaaaaatacacacaagaatgcACACTGGAAAGAAACCTTATTCCTGCTCAGACTGGGATGAAATATTCTAA